One Rissa tridactyla isolate bRisTri1 chromosome 4, bRisTri1.patW.cur.20221130, whole genome shotgun sequence DNA window includes the following coding sequences:
- the ZDHHC7 gene encoding palmitoyltransferase ZDHHC7, with protein sequence MQSSGHRFRDVEHHPLLAENDSYDSSSSEADMAERVWFIRDGCGMVCAIMTWLLVVYADFVVTFVMLLPSKDFWYSVINGVLFNCLAVLALSSHLRTMLTDPGAVPKGNATKEYMDNLQLKPGEVIYKCPKCCSIKPERAHHCSICKRCIRKMDHHCPWVNNCVGEKNQRFFVLFTMYIALISAHALVLCGFQFFSCVRGQWTECSDFSPPVTVILMIFLCLEGFLFLTFTAVMFGTQIHSICNDETEIERLKSEKPTWERRLRWEGMKSVFGGQPSLLWINPFAGFRIRRLLLRAKKGGPEFSV encoded by the exons ATGCAGTCATCAGGGCACAGATTCCGTGATGTTGAGCACCACCCGCTTCTTGCTGAAAATGACAGCTACGATTCATCTTCCTCAGAGGCCGACATGGCAGAGAGGGTTTGGTTCATCCGAGATGGCTGTGGTATGGTCTGTGCTATAATGACGTGGCTTCTGGTTGTCTATGCAGACTTCGTAGTGACTTTTGTCATGTTGCTGCCTTCCAAAGACTTTTGGTACTCTGTGATCAACGGTGTTCTCTTTAACTGCTTGGCAGTACTAGCTTTGTCATCACATCTGAGAACTATGCTAACTGATCCA GGGGCTGTACCCAAAGGAAATGCCACTAAAGAATACATGGATAATTTGCAACTGAAACCAGGAGAAGTGATCTACAAATGTCCAAAGTGCTGTAGTATCAAACCTGAACGTGCACACCATTGCAG TATTTGCAAACGATGTATTCGAAAGATGGATCACCACTGTCCATGGGTGAATAATTGCGTGGGGGAGAAAAATCAGagattttttgttctgtttacg ATGTATATAGCCCTAATTTCAGCTCATGCGCTCGTACTGTGTGGGTTTCAGTTTTTCTCCTGTGTCCGAGGGCAGTGGACTG AATGCAGTGACTTCTCCCCACCTGTAACTGTGATCCTGATGATCTTCTTGTGCCTTGAgggttttctgtttctcactttcACTGCAGTTATGTTTGGCACCCAAATCCACTCCATATGCAACGATGAAACG GAGATTGAAAGACTGAAGAGTGAAAAGCCAACATGGGAGCGGAGACTACGTTGGGAAGGAATGAAATCTGTCTTTGGGGGTCAGCCTTCTCTCCTGTGGATCAATCCTTTTGCAGGATTTCGAATCAGGCGACTTCTACTCAGAGCAAAGAAAGGAGGACCTGAGTTTTCTGTTTGA